One Candidatus Auribacterota bacterium genomic window carries:
- the gatA gene encoding Asp-tRNA(Asn)/Glu-tRNA(Gln) amidotransferase subunit GatA codes for MDLIELTVCEAAAAIKKKELSSRELVAACLERTKRVEGSIHAFVEVYEEKALAEAEASDARIARGDHPGALEGVPLGIKDNLCVEGRPTTCSSRILKGFVSPYSATVIERLRAAGAVFLGRTNMDEFAMGSSTETSCYGITRNPWDTERVPGGSSGGSAAAVAAREVPAALGSDTGGSIRQPASLCGVAGLKPTYGCVSRYGLVAFASSLDQIGPIARSVCDSALLLEVIGGHDPRDSTSVNRALKGMVGGIEGGMSGIRVGIPKEYFVEGIDREVKSAVEKAVAQMQAGGAEIVDVSLPHTEYAVATYYIIATAEASSNLARYDGVQYGYRAPKPADLLDMYERTRSEGFGDEVKRRIMLGTYVLSSGYYEAYYLKAQKVRTLLKSDFDKAFAACDLLATPVSPTAAFKVGEKLADPLQMYLSDIFTISINLAGVPAISIPCGFTSTGLPVGLQLIGRHFDEGTLLRVAHAYESATDWHRKRPPL; via the coding sequence ATGGATCTCATTGAACTGACGGTGTGTGAAGCCGCGGCGGCAATTAAAAAGAAAGAACTGAGTTCCCGAGAGCTCGTCGCCGCTTGTCTGGAGCGGACGAAGCGGGTTGAGGGCTCGATCCACGCATTCGTGGAGGTCTATGAGGAGAAGGCCCTCGCCGAGGCGGAGGCTTCAGATGCGCGCATCGCGAGAGGCGACCATCCGGGCGCGCTGGAGGGGGTTCCGCTCGGGATCAAGGACAATCTCTGCGTCGAAGGCCGCCCGACGACCTGTTCATCGAGGATCCTCAAGGGGTTCGTATCTCCCTACAGCGCTACCGTGATCGAGCGCCTGCGCGCTGCCGGCGCGGTGTTCCTCGGCCGGACGAACATGGACGAGTTCGCCATGGGCTCGTCGACGGAGACATCATGCTACGGCATCACGCGGAATCCATGGGACACCGAGAGAGTCCCCGGGGGGTCGAGCGGCGGATCGGCTGCCGCGGTCGCGGCGAGGGAGGTGCCCGCCGCGCTCGGTTCCGACACGGGGGGATCGATCCGGCAGCCGGCATCGCTGTGCGGTGTCGCGGGGCTCAAACCAACCTATGGATGCGTGTCGAGGTACGGACTGGTGGCGTTTGCATCCTCTCTCGACCAGATCGGGCCGATTGCGAGGAGCGTGTGCGATAGTGCCCTCCTCCTCGAAGTGATCGGGGGCCACGACCCGCGCGACTCGACCTCGGTCAACCGGGCGCTGAAAGGCATGGTGGGCGGCATAGAAGGGGGGATGTCCGGAATCCGTGTGGGCATCCCGAAGGAATATTTTGTCGAGGGGATTGACCGGGAGGTGAAATCGGCGGTTGAGAAAGCAGTCGCACAGATGCAGGCAGGCGGAGCGGAAATTGTTGACGTGAGCCTGCCGCACACGGAATACGCGGTGGCGACCTACTACATCATTGCCACGGCGGAAGCGAGCTCGAACCTGGCGCGCTATGACGGCGTGCAGTACGGGTACCGGGCGCCAAAGCCGGCGGACCTCCTCGATATGTACGAGCGCACGAGGTCAGAGGGATTTGGCGATGAGGTGAAGCGGAGAATCATGCTGGGAACCTACGTGCTCAGTTCCGGCTACTATGAGGCCTACTACCTCAAGGCGCAAAAGGTGCGGACGCTTTTGAAAAGCGATTTTGACAAGGCATTCGCCGCGTGCGATCTGCTCGCCACCCCGGTATCCCCGACGGCGGCGTTCAAGGTGGGGGAGAAGCTCGCCGATCCGCTCCAGATGTACCTCTCGGACATTTTCACCATATCCATTAACCTCGCGGGTGTCCCGGCGATATCAATCCCCTGCGGCTTCACCTCCACGGGGCTCCCCGTCGGCCTTCAGCTCATCGGCCGCCATTTTGACGAGGGGACGCTCCTGCGGGTCGCCCACGCGTACGAGAGCGCCACTGACTGGCACAGGAAGCGCCCGCCGCTGTAG
- the accD gene encoding acetyl-CoA carboxylase, carboxyltransferase subunit beta: MRLFSKHIKVKKRDIPAGLWMKCKSCGELVTRGEVVSNLETCPKCGYLYPLPAWQRIRTLFGEGEFFEIDAAMRPRDPLKFVDTVPYPKRQVIAEKKAGIPEAVVTGIGSLGGFAVALAAMDFTYMGGSMGSVVGEKITRLIELALEKRIPLIIISASGGARMQEGALSLMQLAKTSAALARFDAGHLLYISVMTNPTTGGTTASFASLGDITIAEPGALIGFAGPRVIKQTIQQDLPRGFQTSEFLFTHGMIELIAGRRELKGTLMRILSLFNAPKFTSGMVPPPGPRRGDSHAVTNPSSPDAAP; encoded by the coding sequence GTGCGCTTATTCAGCAAGCATATCAAGGTAAAAAAGAGAGATATCCCCGCGGGGTTGTGGATGAAGTGTAAAAGCTGCGGGGAGCTGGTCACCCGGGGCGAAGTGGTGTCAAACCTTGAGACGTGCCCGAAGTGCGGCTACCTGTACCCGCTGCCGGCCTGGCAGAGGATCCGGACGCTCTTCGGCGAGGGGGAGTTCTTCGAGATTGATGCGGCGATGCGGCCCAGGGACCCGCTCAAGTTTGTCGATACGGTCCCGTATCCCAAGAGGCAGGTGATCGCGGAGAAGAAGGCGGGGATCCCCGAGGCGGTGGTGACGGGGATAGGATCGCTCGGCGGCTTCGCGGTGGCGCTCGCGGCGATGGATTTTACCTACATGGGGGGCAGCATGGGGTCGGTGGTCGGCGAGAAGATCACCAGGCTCATTGAACTGGCGCTCGAGAAGCGCATCCCGTTGATCATCATCTCTGCATCGGGTGGAGCCAGGATGCAGGAGGGGGCGCTCAGCCTCATGCAGCTGGCCAAGACGAGCGCGGCCCTCGCCCGATTCGACGCCGGGCACCTGCTCTACATCTCGGTGATGACAAACCCCACCACCGGCGGCACCACGGCATCGTTCGCGTCGCTCGGCGATATCACTATTGCGGAACCAGGCGCCCTCATCGGGTTCGCCGGCCCACGGGTGATCAAGCAGACGATACAGCAGGATCTCCCCCGGGGATTTCAGACGTCGGAATTCCTCTTCACGCACGGCATGATTGAACTCATCGCGGGGCGACGGGAACTCAAGGGCACGCTCATGAGAATCCTGAGTCTGTTCAATGCGCCGAAGTTCACGAGCGGAATGGTTCCGCCGCCGGGCCCGCGGAGAGGGGATTCGCATGCGGTCACCAATCCCTCATCACCAGATGCCGCACCGTGA
- the gatC gene encoding Asp-tRNA(Asn)/Glu-tRNA(Gln) amidotransferase subunit GatC — MAITRKDVEYIARLARLKFSEEEKEKFASQLAKIVEYVEKLNELKTEGVDPTAHVLPVKNVTRPDEVRPSLKREAILKLAPRSGEGFVKVPQIIE, encoded by the coding sequence ATGGCAATCACCAGAAAAGACGTGGAATATATTGCGCGGCTGGCCAGACTGAAGTTCTCCGAAGAGGAGAAGGAGAAGTTCGCTTCACAGCTGGCGAAGATTGTGGAGTATGTCGAGAAGCTGAATGAGCTGAAAACTGAAGGGGTGGACCCCACCGCTCACGTGTTGCCCGTTAAGAACGTGACGCGGCCGGACGAGGTACGACCGTCCCTGAAGAGGGAGGCAATCCTCAAACTGGCGCCCCGATCGGGAGAAGGCTTCGTCAAGGTGCCGCAGATTATCGAGTAA
- the nagA gene encoding N-acetylglucosamine-6-phosphate deacetylase — protein sequence MTEKEDSLTIVGGRLIADPGIIENGMVILREGRIAHVGPREAVPAPEGKLIDARGNYVSPGFIDLHVHGAAGGNFLEGGRERVTRIAAAHARYGTTGLLATLGTAPLESIGKGITCLRELIAAGGGENILGINLEGPYLNPVRRGAHPVNHLRRPNRDELSALLDLAGGCVKIVTLAPELEGCRELIELLKERAIVPAVGHSNASLEGADDAFAAGVCYATHLFNGMSGLHHRDPGLAAAVLVDERVTAELIVDGIHVHPLMVKMALMLKGTRGIVLVTDCMNALDMDAGEFVIGERRSSLRDGAPHLDDGTLCGSILTMNRAIMNMRRYTGAPLDEIVKLATINPARVLGLDGQKGRLARGNDADVVIFDDDLAVKTTVINGAIAYNTLELVDC from the coding sequence GTGACTGAGAAAGAAGATTCACTCACGATAGTCGGCGGAAGGCTCATCGCTGATCCGGGAATCATTGAGAACGGAATGGTCATCCTCCGTGAGGGGCGGATCGCTCATGTCGGGCCACGGGAGGCAGTGCCCGCGCCGGAGGGAAAGCTGATCGATGCCCGGGGCAACTATGTGAGCCCGGGCTTCATTGATCTCCATGTGCATGGTGCTGCGGGCGGAAACTTCCTTGAGGGCGGACGGGAGAGGGTTACGCGGATCGCGGCGGCGCATGCCCGTTACGGCACCACCGGCCTCCTCGCGACGCTCGGCACGGCGCCGCTGGAATCCATCGGGAAAGGGATCACGTGTCTCCGGGAGTTGATCGCCGCCGGCGGGGGAGAGAACATCCTGGGGATCAACCTCGAGGGTCCATACCTCAACCCCGTGAGGCGCGGCGCGCATCCGGTGAACCATCTGAGGAGGCCCAACAGGGACGAGTTGAGCGCCCTGTTGGATCTCGCGGGCGGTTGCGTTAAAATTGTGACGCTGGCCCCCGAGCTTGAGGGCTGCAGGGAGCTCATCGAACTCCTTAAAGAAAGGGCGATCGTGCCGGCTGTCGGGCATTCGAACGCCAGTCTGGAGGGCGCGGACGATGCGTTCGCGGCGGGGGTGTGCTACGCGACCCATCTTTTCAACGGGATGAGCGGGTTGCATCACAGGGATCCAGGCCTCGCGGCAGCCGTGCTGGTGGACGAGCGTGTCACCGCCGAGCTGATCGTGGATGGGATCCATGTCCACCCGCTCATGGTGAAGATGGCGCTGATGCTCAAGGGGACACGGGGGATCGTGCTCGTCACGGACTGTATGAACGCGCTCGATATGGACGCGGGCGAGTTCGTGATCGGCGAGCGGAGGTCGTCGTTGCGCGATGGGGCTCCCCACCTGGACGATGGGACGCTCTGCGGCAGCATTCTCACCATGAACAGAGCCATCATGAATATGCGGAGGTACACCGGCGCCCCCCTCGATGAAATCGTCAAGCTCGCCACGATCAATCCCGCCCGTGTTCTCGGGCTCGATGGGCAGAAGGGGAGGCTCGCGCGAGGAAACGATGCGGACGTGGTGATTTTTGACGACGATCTGGCAGTTAAGACGACTGTTATCAATGGCGCGATCGCATATAACACACTGGAACTGGTTGATTGTTGA
- the gatB gene encoding Asp-tRNA(Asn)/Glu-tRNA(Gln) amidotransferase subunit GatB, with translation MADYEAVIGLEVHVQMKTRSKVFCGCPTTFGAEPNTSVCPVCMGLPGALPVLNETALRYAVLTGLMLGGRIATFSKFDRKNYFYPDLPKNYQISQYDLPLCVGGGLEVDLGGRRKTIGITRVHLEEDAGKLVHSEVAGGESGVDFNRTGIPLLEIVSEPDIAGPEEAFAYLKALKRVLQYLGVSDCDMEKGSLRCDANVSIRPPGAKTLGVKTEVKNMNSFRAVQKALAYEIERQERALGDGERIVQETRLWEADSEMTHPMRSKEEARDYRYFPEPDLVPVVVDGAWVEELKNSLPESPLKRRDRCIAEFGIPEYDAEVLTAERELADYFEACVKAGADAKAASNLIMGEMLRMVKERDLPLRECGVRPEGIVEILRLVDAGTISATTGKEVFAEMFRTGRGAGEIVASRGLTQISDEGELARIAGEVITANPKSVEDYRGGKKQAIGFLVGQVMKATGGKANPQVVNRVLREKLG, from the coding sequence ATGGCTGACTACGAAGCGGTGATCGGGCTCGAGGTTCATGTCCAGATGAAGACGCGCTCGAAGGTCTTCTGCGGATGCCCCACGACGTTCGGGGCCGAACCGAACACGTCGGTCTGCCCGGTGTGTATGGGGCTGCCCGGCGCGCTGCCGGTCCTCAATGAGACCGCCCTCCGCTACGCGGTGCTCACCGGCCTGATGCTCGGCGGCCGCATCGCGACGTTCAGCAAGTTTGACAGGAAGAACTATTTTTACCCGGATCTGCCGAAGAACTACCAGATATCACAGTACGATTTGCCGCTCTGCGTCGGCGGGGGGCTCGAGGTGGATCTCGGCGGGAGGCGAAAGACGATTGGCATCACGCGCGTACACCTCGAAGAAGACGCGGGCAAGCTCGTCCACTCGGAGGTCGCGGGTGGCGAATCGGGGGTTGACTTCAACCGGACCGGCATCCCGCTGCTCGAGATCGTGAGCGAGCCCGACATCGCCGGGCCGGAGGAGGCGTTCGCCTACCTCAAGGCGCTCAAGCGCGTGCTCCAGTACCTCGGCGTCTCCGACTGCGATATGGAAAAGGGGAGCCTCCGGTGCGACGCGAACGTCTCAATCCGTCCGCCGGGGGCGAAAACGCTCGGCGTGAAGACGGAGGTGAAAAATATGAATTCCTTCCGCGCCGTGCAGAAGGCGCTCGCCTACGAGATCGAGCGTCAGGAGCGGGCTCTCGGCGATGGGGAGCGCATCGTGCAGGAGACACGGTTGTGGGAGGCGGACAGCGAGATGACGCACCCCATGCGCAGCAAGGAAGAGGCGCGCGACTATCGCTATTTCCCCGAGCCCGACCTGGTGCCGGTGGTGGTCGATGGTGCCTGGGTGGAAGAACTTAAAAACAGCCTGCCGGAATCCCCCCTGAAACGGCGCGATCGCTGTATCGCTGAATTTGGCATTCCCGAGTATGACGCCGAGGTGCTCACCGCGGAGAGGGAACTGGCGGACTACTTCGAGGCGTGCGTGAAGGCGGGCGCGGACGCGAAAGCGGCGAGCAACCTCATCATGGGAGAGATGTTGAGGATGGTGAAGGAGCGCGATCTGCCGCTCAGGGAATGCGGGGTGAGGCCGGAGGGGATCGTCGAGATCCTCAGGCTTGTCGATGCGGGGACCATCAGCGCCACAACCGGCAAGGAGGTCTTCGCAGAAATGTTCCGCACGGGCAGGGGAGCGGGGGAGATCGTCGCCTCCCGGGGCCTCACGCAGATCAGTGACGAGGGAGAGCTCGCGCGGATCGCCGGGGAGGTCATCACGGCGAATCCAAAGTCAGTGGAGGACTACAGGGGCGGGAAAAAGCAGGCGATCGGTTTCCTCGTGGGGCAGGTCATGAAGGCGACCGGGGGGAAGGCGAATCCCCAGGTGGTGAACCGGGTATTGCGGGAAAAACTGGGCTAG
- a CDS encoding bifunctional folylpolyglutamate synthase/dihydrofolate synthase — protein MRSPIPHHQMPHRDDGIPGTLTPCEAYLSSLERFGMRPGLERIEALLERCGAPHRSLTCIHVAGTNGKGSVCALVESVLRAAGYRTGLYTSPHLVSYRERIRVCGREVGEAQVERIAAELIPHAERLAASPCGSPTYFEFMTALAFCVFAQEAVDYAILETGLGGRLDATNVVSAPVVAITSVGLEHQAQLGRTLSAIAAEKAAIITRGAFVVCGEMRRTAREVVVRRCREKGATLVKIGDDILYSLIRQSPEGSVLRMSVPCGAYDDIFLPLAGHYQLSNCAVAIGVVEGLKRRGAVLSQESVREGIAAVRWPGRLEALCREPLFIVDCAHNPAAARAVAAAVREIFAGRRWCLVLGILRDKNIPKICEALAPLATAVVATRVPSARSAEPAEVARACRARTRAVVRSAGDLREALSLAQRIVSQNTADGIFLTGSTYLVGEAMSINTVESLKCKA, from the coding sequence ATGCGGTCACCAATCCCTCATCACCAGATGCCGCACCGTGACGATGGTATCCCCGGAACGCTGACCCCCTGCGAAGCGTACCTCTCGAGCCTCGAGCGCTTCGGCATGAGGCCCGGCCTCGAGCGCATCGAGGCCCTCCTCGAACGGTGCGGCGCTCCGCACCGCTCGCTCACCTGCATCCACGTCGCGGGGACGAACGGCAAGGGGTCTGTCTGCGCGCTGGTCGAGTCGGTGCTGCGCGCGGCCGGCTATCGGACGGGCCTGTATACCTCGCCGCATCTGGTCTCATACCGGGAGAGGATCCGGGTGTGCGGGAGGGAAGTGGGCGAAGCGCAGGTGGAGCGGATCGCGGCGGAGCTCATCCCGCATGCGGAGCGGCTCGCGGCATCCCCCTGCGGTTCGCCCACCTATTTTGAGTTCATGACGGCGCTCGCGTTCTGCGTGTTTGCGCAGGAGGCGGTGGACTACGCCATACTGGAGACCGGTCTCGGCGGCAGACTGGATGCGACCAACGTTGTCTCCGCCCCTGTCGTCGCCATCACCTCTGTCGGGCTGGAGCACCAGGCGCAGTTAGGGCGCACGCTCTCGGCAATCGCGGCGGAGAAAGCGGCTATCATTACGCGGGGGGCATTTGTGGTGTGCGGCGAGATGCGGCGGACCGCGCGGGAGGTGGTCGTGCGGCGCTGCCGGGAAAAAGGGGCTACCCTCGTGAAAATTGGAGATGATATACTGTACTCATTGATCCGACAATCTCCCGAGGGGAGCGTCCTCCGCATGAGTGTGCCATGCGGTGCGTACGACGATATATTCCTGCCGCTCGCGGGACACTACCAGCTGTCGAACTGCGCGGTGGCCATCGGAGTCGTTGAAGGTCTGAAGAGGCGGGGGGCGGTACTATCCCAAGAATCTGTGCGCGAGGGGATTGCCGCGGTGCGGTGGCCGGGGAGGCTCGAGGCACTCTGCCGCGAGCCGTTGTTCATCGTGGACTGCGCGCACAATCCGGCCGCGGCGAGAGCGGTCGCGGCCGCCGTGAGGGAAATTTTCGCCGGGCGGCGATGGTGCCTGGTGCTCGGTATCCTGAGGGATAAGAACATCCCGAAGATATGCGAGGCCCTCGCCCCGCTCGCGACGGCGGTGGTCGCGACGAGGGTGCCGAGCGCAAGGTCGGCGGAGCCGGCGGAGGTCGCGCGGGCATGTCGCGCGCGGACACGGGCGGTGGTGCGTTCGGCGGGAGATCTTCGCGAGGCGCTCTCTCTCGCGCAGAGAATAGTTTCCCAAAATACGGCAGACGGTATTTTTCTCACCGGTTCAACCTACCTTGTGGGCGAAGCGATGAGTATTAATACAGTCGAAAGCTTAAAGTGTAAAGCCTGA